In a genomic window of Thiolapillus brandeum:
- a CDS encoding alkyl/aryl-sulfatase, giving the protein MKQKLSAGIIVLASALFASAALASGGGNSTGVAPLGSEKDATATTIKVNEDLLKALPFSDTQDFKDAQKGFIETGDLEIKDASGKVVWSTKKFAFLQDLKKKAPATVNPSLWRQMLLTNLTGLFKVDEHTYQVRNYDLSNITFIEGKSGVIVMDPLVSAETAKAALELYYKHRPKKPVKAVIYTHSHVDHFGGVRGVVDEADVKSGKVKIFAPEGFVENAIAENVMAGNAMSRRASYMYGNVLPQSEIGNVGAGLGSTTSAGNVTLIVPTDIISKAWEDHVIDGLHFEFQLTPNTEAPSEMHFYIKEYKALCAAENVSHTMHNLYSLRGAKVRDSKAWAKHVDDSIVKWGDEAQVLYGPHHWPTWGNDRIKKHLAKTRDTYKYLHDQVLRLANHGYTINEVGDMVRLPKSLEQNWASHGYYGSISHNARAVYNFYLGYFDGNPSHLHPLPPEAGSKKYVEYMGGAKHVIEMAKKDYARGEYRWVAEALDHVVFADPNNQEAKDLLADALEQLGYVAESGPWRNFYLSGARELREGVKPAATPNTASPDVVQNMPIEMMLDFMAVRLNPKKAAGKKLKINFNFTDVDELYTVFLENSTLNNRRGNEDDADTTITTTRVTLNEIMLGKTKVEDALKNGAIKVTGTKGKFNELKGMLDDFEFWFNIVTP; this is encoded by the coding sequence ATGAAACAAAAATTATCAGCGGGCATCATTGTCCTGGCCTCTGCGCTTTTTGCTAGTGCCGCCCTTGCGTCCGGAGGAGGAAATAGTACGGGCGTTGCTCCATTGGGTAGCGAAAAGGATGCCACGGCAACCACCATTAAAGTCAATGAGGATTTACTCAAGGCACTTCCCTTCAGTGATACACAGGATTTCAAGGATGCGCAGAAAGGGTTTATCGAAACCGGTGATCTGGAAATCAAGGACGCCAGCGGCAAGGTTGTCTGGAGTACCAAGAAATTCGCTTTCTTGCAGGATCTGAAGAAAAAAGCCCCTGCAACCGTCAACCCCAGTTTGTGGCGGCAGATGCTCCTGACCAACCTGACCGGGCTGTTCAAGGTGGACGAACATACTTACCAGGTTCGTAACTATGATTTGTCCAATATTACCTTTATTGAAGGCAAGTCGGGCGTCATCGTCATGGATCCCCTGGTGTCCGCAGAAACGGCCAAGGCGGCACTGGAGCTCTATTACAAACATCGGCCCAAAAAGCCTGTGAAGGCGGTGATCTATACCCATTCCCATGTGGACCATTTTGGTGGTGTGCGTGGGGTCGTGGATGAAGCAGACGTGAAGAGTGGCAAGGTCAAGATCTTCGCGCCGGAAGGCTTTGTGGAAAACGCCATTGCAGAAAATGTAATGGCCGGGAATGCCATGAGCCGACGCGCATCCTATATGTACGGTAATGTCCTGCCGCAAAGTGAAATAGGCAATGTCGGTGCTGGGCTTGGCTCTACTACTTCCGCTGGCAATGTCACTCTGATTGTTCCTACCGATATCATCAGCAAGGCATGGGAAGATCATGTTATTGACGGACTGCATTTCGAGTTCCAGCTTACGCCAAATACCGAAGCGCCATCGGAGATGCATTTCTATATCAAGGAATACAAGGCGCTATGTGCGGCAGAAAATGTTTCCCACACCATGCACAACCTGTATTCACTGCGTGGCGCCAAGGTGCGTGATTCCAAGGCATGGGCAAAGCACGTGGATGATTCCATTGTAAAATGGGGGGATGAGGCGCAAGTTCTCTATGGTCCCCATCATTGGCCCACCTGGGGTAATGACCGGATCAAGAAACATCTGGCGAAGACGCGTGATACCTACAAGTATCTGCATGACCAGGTATTGCGTCTGGCCAATCACGGCTACACCATCAACGAAGTGGGAGACATGGTCAGGCTGCCCAAGTCCCTGGAGCAGAACTGGGCCAGTCACGGCTATTACGGCAGTATCAGCCACAATGCACGCGCCGTGTATAACTTCTACCTGGGTTATTTCGATGGCAATCCTTCCCACTTGCATCCCCTGCCGCCTGAAGCAGGTTCAAAAAAATACGTGGAATACATGGGGGGTGCAAAACATGTGATCGAGATGGCGAAAAAAGACTATGCCAGGGGCGAGTACCGCTGGGTGGCCGAAGCTCTGGATCATGTGGTGTTTGCGGATCCCAATAACCAGGAAGCCAAAGACCTGCTGGCCGATGCCCTTGAGCAATTGGGTTATGTTGCAGAATCCGGACCATGGCGCAATTTCTATCTGTCGGGAGCCAGAGAGCTGCGTGAAGGTGTGAAGCCTGCCGCGACTCCCAACACCGCCAGCCCCGATGTGGTTCAGAATATGCCGATTGAGATGATGCTCGACTTCATGGCGGTACGCCTGAATCCCAAGAAAGCGGCCGGGAAAAAGCTGAAAATCAATTTCAACTTCACGGATGTGGATGAGCTGTATACGGTTTTCCTGGAAAACAGTACCTTGAACAATCGTCGTGGTAACGAGGATGATGCCGATACCACCATTACCACTACGCGCGTGACGCTCAATGAAATCATGCTGGGCAAGACCAAGGTGGAAGATGCCCTGAAAAATGGCGCCATCAAGGTTACCGGTACCAAGGGCAAGTTTAATGAACTGAAAGGCATGCTGGATGACTTTGAGTTCTGGTTCAATATTGTCACGCCATAG
- a CDS encoding LysR family transcriptional regulator, which produces MLNLKRIKHALALSKHGNFHLAAQAVNLSQPAFSRSIAALEKDLGVQLFNRSSGKVTPTALGEIFLDHARTIEENARELKRAIALTQGLETGTLSIAVGTYAAEISVNRAIARLVEKHKQIRCSMQQESWPVVTQLVSSRAVDIGVAEISMIPGNSPLAIEPLGQHEVFFCCRRDHPLHNLDQIARSDLEPYPIASVRLPARVADIFPANCTIDPDSGCLTPPIEVDNINAALTITLNSNAISAATLTQIAPYLENGTISILDYRPAGFSLNYGFFYLSDRLPSPATLAFMSLVREEEKFARHRNRQLYKKYGS; this is translated from the coding sequence ATGCTGAACCTCAAGCGAATTAAGCACGCTCTGGCGTTATCCAAGCACGGGAATTTTCATCTGGCGGCTCAGGCAGTCAATCTCTCTCAACCCGCATTCTCCCGCAGTATTGCGGCACTGGAGAAAGACTTGGGAGTTCAACTCTTCAACAGGAGTTCCGGCAAGGTCACACCCACAGCATTGGGAGAAATTTTCCTGGATCACGCACGAACCATTGAAGAAAATGCCAGAGAACTGAAGCGAGCGATAGCACTTACCCAAGGCCTGGAAACGGGGACGCTATCCATCGCTGTGGGAACCTATGCGGCGGAAATATCCGTCAATCGAGCCATTGCCAGACTGGTTGAAAAACACAAGCAGATACGCTGCAGCATGCAGCAGGAAAGCTGGCCTGTGGTCACCCAACTGGTATCCTCTCGTGCCGTGGATATCGGGGTTGCAGAAATCAGCATGATACCCGGGAACTCCCCGCTGGCAATCGAACCCCTGGGACAGCATGAAGTGTTTTTTTGTTGCCGCCGCGACCATCCCTTACACAATCTGGATCAGATAGCCCGCTCAGATCTGGAGCCTTACCCAATTGCTTCGGTTCGTTTGCCGGCCAGGGTTGCCGATATTTTTCCTGCCAACTGCACAATTGACCCGGACAGCGGCTGCCTGACCCCCCCTATTGAGGTGGATAACATCAACGCCGCTCTTACTATCACATTGAACAGCAATGCCATCAGTGCCGCCACCCTTACCCAAATCGCACCTTACCTGGAAAATGGCACCATTAGCATCTTGGACTATAGACCGGCAGGATTTTCTCTCAATTATGGCTTCTTCTATTTGTCTGACCGTTTACCATCACCCGCCACACTGGCTTTCATGAGTCTTGTCAGAGAAGAGGAAAAATTCGCCAGGCATCGCAATCGCCAACTCTATAAAAAATATGGCTCCTGA
- a CDS encoding DUF2092 domain-containing protein — translation MELKTVISSTLSVVFLIGTGMVAAQTAQPKSSNAEPSDKVIATTAVEKMSAYLRSLDRFSVQASVSVDEVLANDHKVQLSKSVEVVANPPSKLKARTSTMYSEREFYFDGKTFTLYTPELGFYASFDAPGTIGEVVEKAKSEFDVDMPLADLFYWGSSEADMAAVDEAIIVGVDKVNGISCNQFAFRQKDIDWQICIQRGDMPLPLKLVVTSKEEATQPQFVAVMQWDTAPLLEGVNYTFVPKKTDSKINFARVNAEK, via the coding sequence ATGGAATTGAAGACCGTTATAAGCAGCACATTGTCTGTTGTATTTTTAATCGGGACAGGCATGGTGGCCGCCCAGACTGCGCAACCCAAAAGTTCGAATGCAGAACCATCCGATAAGGTGATTGCCACTACCGCAGTGGAAAAAATGTCAGCTTATCTGCGCTCCCTGGACAGATTTAGTGTTCAAGCATCGGTGTCTGTCGATGAAGTGTTGGCGAATGATCACAAGGTACAATTGAGTAAGTCCGTGGAAGTGGTGGCCAACCCGCCATCCAAGCTCAAAGCCAGAACATCCACTATGTACAGTGAGCGTGAATTTTATTTCGATGGCAAGACCTTTACCTTGTATACCCCTGAACTGGGTTTCTATGCCTCTTTCGATGCACCGGGAACCATCGGGGAAGTCGTCGAAAAGGCAAAAAGCGAGTTTGATGTGGACATGCCTTTGGCTGATTTGTTTTACTGGGGTTCCTCGGAAGCCGATATGGCGGCTGTGGATGAGGCCATCATTGTAGGCGTGGACAAGGTCAATGGGATAAGCTGCAATCAGTTTGCCTTTCGCCAGAAAGACATTGACTGGCAGATCTGCATCCAGCGTGGTGATATGCCGCTGCCTTTGAAACTGGTCGTTACCTCCAAAGAAGAAGCAACGCAGCCGCAGTTCGTGGCGGTCATGCAATGGGATACGGCGCCGTTGCTTGAAGGTGTGAACTATACCTTCGTGCCAAAGAAAACTGACAGCAAGATCAATTTTGCTAGAGTTAACGCGGAAAAGTGA
- a CDS encoding Crp/Fnr family transcriptional regulator: protein MTDIDPGITLPDYFPEVLTQRSKYISLEKGERLFLTGDKVMGIYYVIEGELKALRSMMEGTEVVMMRSEAGNYFGESALAIDTYVCDALCTKSARVMFLPREALTEAMKDLSFVTGFTLSLAKNVRRQCSRYERLRLKKSKDRLLHFLTCESDDNGEINWHSSLIEFAAELAIEPETLYRILAELEREGSIERNKRQIKLLKAASH from the coding sequence ATGACAGATATAGACCCCGGCATCACCCTGCCGGACTATTTTCCCGAGGTGCTCACTCAGCGAAGCAAATACATTTCCCTGGAGAAAGGAGAACGTCTGTTCCTGACCGGTGACAAGGTAATGGGCATCTACTATGTCATTGAAGGCGAACTGAAAGCCCTCCGCAGCATGATGGAGGGAACAGAAGTGGTCATGATGAGATCCGAGGCCGGCAACTATTTTGGTGAATCCGCTCTCGCCATAGATACGTATGTTTGCGATGCTCTTTGTACCAAAAGCGCCCGAGTCATGTTCCTGCCCAGGGAAGCCTTGACTGAAGCCATGAAAGACCTGAGCTTTGTTACGGGATTCACGCTATCCCTGGCAAAGAATGTCCGACGCCAGTGCAGCCGTTATGAACGCCTGCGGCTGAAAAAGTCGAAAGACCGCCTGTTGCATTTCCTCACCTGCGAATCTGATGACAATGGCGAGATAAACTGGCACTCATCATTGATTGAGTTTGCCGCAGAACTGGCCATCGAGCCGGAAACTCTCTATCGCATTCTGGCTGAACTGGAGCGTGAAGGCTCGATCGAACGGAACAAACGCCAGATAAAGCTGCTGAAGGCAGCATCTCATTGA
- a CDS encoding porin has translation MKFKKSIIAAAVGAVISLPAMADDSETLQQMRAQLAAMQKKIDELEKKQEQTAKIQNEQSKKSSDWSVNSKAIQLYGQARVSVDNHSGDWKPGKDGTSIVSNASRIGVKGALPSGLGDTNIIYQAELRYETTDSANGTAGKDVEFREGYGGLASKTWGKARLGRLSTGYKTTLTKIDPWNDNAPQSRSGGRQGTSELHSSYFNNAAEYVTPGFNGFSGNAWYASEFDGSSKPLHNTGTLKNYLGGSAGGFGLKFKSKSFFAGADYINIDADEITKAGLENGDGWQIGARYKMGAFSVAGLYEDVEDLGLGNNFYLNGIFKMGDARFIAAYGQNRDATVYKNDDYNNWSIGVKYALNKKSELFAAYNSRMNDTRDTEENTFTVGMNAKFGY, from the coding sequence ATGAAATTCAAGAAAAGCATTATCGCAGCTGCGGTAGGAGCCGTCATAAGCCTGCCAGCCATGGCCGATGACTCTGAAACGCTCCAGCAGATGCGCGCGCAACTCGCCGCCATGCAGAAAAAGATCGACGAGCTGGAAAAGAAACAGGAGCAGACCGCAAAAATCCAGAACGAACAAAGCAAGAAATCGTCCGATTGGTCAGTGAATTCCAAAGCCATTCAGCTTTATGGTCAGGCTCGCGTGAGTGTCGATAATCATTCCGGCGACTGGAAACCCGGCAAAGACGGCACATCGATTGTCAGCAACGCCTCTCGTATTGGCGTAAAAGGCGCCCTGCCCAGCGGTTTGGGAGATACCAATATCATTTATCAGGCGGAACTGCGCTATGAGACTACGGACTCCGCCAATGGTACCGCGGGTAAAGATGTGGAATTCCGGGAAGGCTATGGTGGTCTGGCAAGCAAAACCTGGGGTAAAGCCCGTCTTGGTCGACTGAGTACAGGGTATAAAACCACATTGACAAAGATCGATCCCTGGAACGACAACGCACCACAATCCCGGTCCGGCGGCAGACAGGGTACTTCAGAACTGCATTCCAGCTACTTCAACAACGCAGCAGAGTATGTAACCCCGGGCTTCAACGGCTTTAGCGGCAATGCCTGGTATGCCAGTGAATTCGATGGCAGCAGCAAGCCCTTGCATAACACGGGCACACTGAAAAACTATCTGGGTGGTTCCGCTGGTGGATTCGGCCTCAAGTTCAAGAGCAAATCATTCTTCGCCGGTGCCGATTACATCAACATCGATGCCGACGAAATCACCAAAGCAGGGCTGGAGAACGGCGATGGCTGGCAAATAGGCGCACGCTACAAAATGGGAGCATTCTCTGTAGCAGGACTCTACGAAGATGTCGAGGACTTGGGGTTGGGTAACAACTTCTATCTGAACGGTATTTTCAAGATGGGCGACGCCCGGTTTATCGCCGCCTATGGCCAGAACCGCGATGCGACAGTCTATAAGAATGATGATTACAACAACTGGTCCATTGGTGTTAAGTATGCCCTGAACAAGAAATCCGAACTATTTGCTGCATACAATAGCCGTATGAATGACACCCGGGATACCGAGGAAAATACCTTTACAGTGGGTATGAATGCGAAATTTGGTTACTGA
- a CDS encoding sulfurtransferase: MNRYLAIFMFFIGFSVSSAQAAPEFMVDSDWLSEHKEDKNLVILEVRYYPHRYFTVGHIPGAIQVQRFKDLGDNHSNPLMRFPSRDAFENTLRSWGINNDSTLVLYDDSNTALVSRLYYLLELYGFNMKHVKILSGGTTDWSAFEEMTKEPSPVPRQGTVTLKAAHPLLSVEWTDVYDDVVSRRDPNIVLLDARPHDMYTGKVIKHSIMGGHIPGAINVVSLDGTSAQKWRSDSELAELYKAVPRGKTVYVYCHDGFRMSLAYMQLKHLGYKDVRLYNGGWSHWGNRLSLPTVDGEQPYGGDFEL, from the coding sequence ATGAATAGATATCTTGCCATCTTTATGTTTTTTATTGGATTTTCTGTTTCATCCGCACAAGCGGCACCGGAATTCATGGTGGACAGTGATTGGCTCTCGGAACACAAGGAAGACAAAAACCTGGTTATTCTGGAAGTACGCTACTACCCCCACCGCTATTTCACCGTGGGGCATATTCCCGGCGCCATACAGGTACAACGTTTCAAGGATCTTGGAGACAACCACTCCAACCCTTTGATGCGCTTTCCTTCGCGTGACGCATTTGAAAACACCCTGAGAAGCTGGGGCATCAACAATGACTCTACTCTGGTGCTCTATGACGATTCAAATACGGCACTGGTATCACGGCTCTATTATCTTCTGGAGCTGTATGGGTTCAATATGAAGCATGTAAAAATACTCAGTGGTGGAACCACCGACTGGAGTGCCTTTGAAGAAATGACCAAGGAGCCATCCCCAGTACCCAGGCAGGGCACCGTTACGCTGAAAGCGGCTCATCCCCTGCTTTCCGTGGAATGGACGGATGTCTACGACGATGTTGTCTCACGCCGCGATCCCAATATCGTATTGCTGGATGCCCGTCCACATGACATGTACACCGGCAAGGTGATCAAGCATTCCATCATGGGGGGACACATCCCCGGCGCCATCAACGTCGTCAGCCTGGATGGTACCAGTGCGCAGAAATGGCGTAGTGATAGTGAACTGGCCGAACTATACAAGGCAGTACCCAGGGGAAAAACCGTGTATGTCTATTGTCACGATGGCTTTCGCATGAGCCTGGCCTATATGCAGTTGAAACATCTGGGTTACAAGGATGTACGCCTGTACAACGGTGGCTGGTCCCATTGGGGCAATCGATTGAGCCTTCCAACTGTCGATGGTGAGCAACCCTATGGCGGGGATTTCGAATTGTAA
- a CDS encoding BatD family protein — protein sequence MVTPGLHIVLLLSVLWPALGTAGSLFDLEVKQRTVEYGQPLRLTLRTNREQPSLEVIDLSALDSDFVVETPSEVMEESRAGGQYWRIRLYPRRSGALVIPALEFLDHRSRPVTVTIQPARNPDTHSLIRVSSKLPSTSVWVNQPLKVLMSIETDDAYAGIEVENPSQETIKAEVLAPEQSVNGNHDPSRIIYETGWLLTPLTHGRISVQLPPVQIRKDGVITHRFYPPRLLLQVRALPSFVPPTMPVGKQSLDVVLPNRGLLMKGETYSMILKIRNATAPGRGTVGILRQFRSNASIRYLEPGKLSDSAYRLPFVPNAIGLLSLPRVRLQYFDPSTGRIDTREQVVGSIWVIDAWIKYALIGGLWVLMMLLLKVGFQWATRKWWVFSHYHKALRRFQQARNTEMLQAGLVEIAKAESWPVNLTLREWQQYWGAHFPGFTQLEKALWLLQGQRYGKQDMDFPWVRRQLTGICYWRQPLLRLMAINTDVSQPVGSEGQREQ from the coding sequence ATGGTGACCCCTGGACTGCACATTGTCCTGTTGCTGAGCGTCCTGTGGCCCGCCCTGGGAACGGCCGGTTCGTTGTTTGATCTGGAAGTGAAGCAGAGGACGGTCGAATATGGCCAGCCATTGCGCCTGACCCTGCGAACAAACCGGGAACAACCCAGCCTGGAAGTCATTGATCTGTCTGCCTTGGACAGTGACTTTGTGGTTGAAACACCTTCAGAGGTCATGGAGGAGAGCCGCGCCGGGGGCCAGTACTGGCGTATCCGGCTCTATCCCCGCCGATCGGGGGCATTGGTGATCCCAGCTCTGGAGTTTCTCGACCACAGGAGCAGGCCTGTAACAGTGACTATCCAGCCAGCCCGGAATCCCGACACCCATTCCCTGATACGGGTGAGCAGCAAATTGCCCAGTACCTCCGTCTGGGTCAATCAGCCCTTGAAGGTACTCATGTCCATCGAAACAGACGATGCCTATGCCGGAATCGAAGTGGAAAACCCCTCGCAGGAGACCATCAAGGCCGAAGTGCTGGCTCCAGAACAATCCGTGAACGGGAATCATGACCCATCCCGGATCATCTACGAGACCGGCTGGTTACTGACTCCTTTGACTCATGGGCGGATATCGGTACAACTGCCGCCGGTACAGATCAGGAAAGACGGGGTGATCACGCACAGGTTCTATCCGCCCCGGTTGTTACTACAGGTCAGGGCGCTGCCATCTTTTGTCCCGCCGACCATGCCAGTGGGAAAACAGTCCCTGGATGTAGTGCTTCCAAACCGGGGTTTATTGATGAAAGGCGAGACTTATTCCATGATTCTGAAAATCAGGAATGCTACTGCGCCAGGACGTGGAACCGTGGGCATACTGCGGCAGTTTCGCAGTAATGCGAGCATCCGCTATCTTGAACCCGGGAAGCTGTCAGACAGTGCATACCGTTTGCCATTTGTCCCCAACGCCATTGGGTTGCTGTCCCTGCCAAGGGTGCGCTTGCAATATTTCGATCCTTCCACGGGCAGGATAGATACCCGGGAACAGGTTGTTGGTTCGATTTGGGTCATCGATGCCTGGATCAAATATGCGCTGATCGGGGGCTTGTGGGTTCTGATGATGCTGTTACTGAAGGTTGGCTTCCAATGGGCAACACGAAAATGGTGGGTGTTTTCCCACTATCACAAGGCATTGCGCCGGTTTCAACAGGCACGAAATACGGAAATGCTGCAGGCCGGACTCGTGGAGATAGCGAAGGCAGAATCATGGCCCGTCAACCTCACTTTGAGAGAATGGCAACAATACTGGGGGGCCCACTTTCCAGGGTTTACTCAGCTGGAGAAAGCCTTATGGCTGTTACAGGGACAGCGGTACGGGAAGCAGGATATGGATTTTCCCTGGGTACGTCGGCAACTGACAGGAATCTGCTACTGGCGTCAGCCGTTGTTGCGGCTGATGGCGATCAATACTGATGTCAGTCAGCCGGTAGGAAGTGAAGGGCAAAGAGAGCAGTGA
- the arsB gene encoding ACR3 family arsenite efflux transporter — MSAQCEIAAKQASSARMGFFERYLTLWVFLCILVGISLGHGFPTLFQTLGHLEISQINIPVAILIWLMIIPMLIKVDFHALHHVKEHWRRMGVTLFINWAVKPFSMALLAWLFIRVLFAPLLPTDQIDSYIAGLILLAAAPCTAMVFVWSNLSGGEPHFTLSQVALNDTIMIFAFAPIVGFLLGLSSITIPWDTLILSVVLYILVPVVIAQVWRSHLLKKGGEPVLVRTLDRLGSVSLSALLATLVLLFGFQGKQILSQPLVIALLAVPILIQVYFNSGLAYLLNRKLGVAHCVAGPSALIGASNFFELAVATAISLFGFESGAALATVVGVLIEVPVMLSVVRIVNKSKHWYESAR, encoded by the coding sequence ATGTCTGCTCAATGCGAAATAGCTGCCAAACAAGCCTCTTCAGCCCGTATGGGGTTTTTTGAACGCTACCTGACACTCTGGGTTTTTCTTTGCATTCTGGTCGGCATATCCCTTGGACATGGGTTCCCGACTCTGTTTCAGACACTTGGCCACCTGGAAATCTCCCAGATAAACATTCCCGTAGCCATACTCATCTGGCTGATGATCATTCCCATGTTGATCAAGGTTGACTTCCATGCATTGCACCATGTCAAGGAGCACTGGCGCAGGATGGGCGTGACGCTTTTCATCAATTGGGCGGTAAAGCCTTTTTCCATGGCGCTACTCGCCTGGCTGTTTATAAGAGTGCTGTTTGCCCCTCTACTGCCCACAGATCAAATCGACAGCTATATCGCCGGACTCATCCTTCTTGCGGCGGCCCCCTGCACCGCCATGGTATTCGTATGGAGCAATCTTTCCGGTGGCGAGCCTCATTTCACGCTTTCCCAGGTGGCATTGAACGACACCATCATGATTTTTGCATTTGCGCCCATCGTCGGGTTTTTACTGGGACTGTCTTCCATAACCATTCCATGGGACACCCTGATTCTGTCGGTAGTGCTTTACATCCTGGTGCCGGTGGTTATAGCCCAGGTCTGGCGCTCCCATCTACTGAAAAAAGGCGGCGAACCGGTCCTGGTTCGTACCCTCGACCGGCTGGGTAGCGTCTCGCTTTCCGCACTGCTGGCTACCCTCGTCCTGCTTTTTGGTTTCCAGGGAAAGCAAATCCTGTCCCAACCGCTGGTTATTGCCCTGCTTGCTGTTCCCATCCTCATACAGGTTTACTTCAACTCGGGTCTGGCCTACCTCCTCAACCGGAAGCTCGGTGTGGCCCACTGTGTGGCCGGGCCTTCTGCCTTGATCGGCGCGAGCAACTTCTTCGAACTGGCGGTAGCAACTGCCATCTCCCTGTTTGGTTTCGAATCCGGCGCAGCACTGGCCACCGTGGTGGGCGTTCTGATCGAAGTACCGGTCATGCTGTCAGTAGTCAGGATCGTGAACAAGAGCAAACACTGGTATGAGTCAGCCAGATAA
- a CDS encoding bile acid:sodium symporter family protein, with product MVEALIPVIVFLLMLIVGTGLQVMQFHAVLRFPGALLGGTLMQILMLPAGAVAIIYLLNPPLDIAAGLLLISACPGGALSSFYCHFGRLNVALSVMLTSISSIIGFLALPLVLVVVFPIVFSVQETDVPVVGLIYRLFLLLLLPIGIGMLTKKSFPEQISQHGQLMRIVGLVLVVMLLGLIFYMQWRNAVVLLRDLVLVSLVFTLYALTAGWLTAYVLRQAREDRSVFAIEFAVRNAGVAAVVAITSLGRPEFVVFAALFVVVQFPLIMALIFKERLTMKWSSGNI from the coding sequence ATGGTTGAAGCACTCATACCCGTTATTGTTTTTCTGTTGATGCTTATCGTAGGAACTGGCTTGCAGGTAATGCAGTTCCATGCTGTTTTGCGTTTCCCGGGTGCACTTTTGGGCGGTACTTTGATGCAGATACTGATGTTGCCTGCCGGTGCGGTGGCCATTATATATCTCTTGAATCCACCGTTGGATATTGCCGCCGGGTTGCTGCTCATATCAGCCTGTCCTGGTGGCGCGCTATCCAGTTTTTACTGCCATTTTGGACGACTGAATGTGGCTTTGTCCGTCATGCTGACATCGATATCCAGCATCATTGGTTTTTTGGCACTGCCGCTGGTCTTGGTGGTAGTTTTTCCGATAGTGTTCTCTGTGCAGGAAACCGATGTGCCAGTAGTGGGGCTGATATACCGGCTGTTTCTGTTGTTACTGTTGCCCATCGGAATCGGTATGCTGACCAAAAAATCCTTTCCTGAACAAATCAGCCAGCATGGGCAACTCATGAGGATTGTGGGGTTGGTATTGGTGGTCATGCTATTAGGGCTGATTTTTTATATGCAGTGGAGAAATGCTGTCGTCCTGTTGAGGGATTTGGTACTGGTGTCCTTGGTATTTACCCTGTATGCGCTGACGGCCGGGTGGTTAACCGCTTATGTACTTCGACAAGCCAGGGAGGATCGAAGTGTGTTTGCCATTGAATTTGCTGTACGCAATGCGGGTGTTGCAGCTGTTGTTGCGATAACATCACTGGGACGGCCGGAGTTTGTAGTATTTGCGGCTCTTTTCGTTGTTGTTCAATTTCCGTTGATCATGGCACTGATATTCAAGGAGAGACTCACCATGAAATGGTCTTCAGGAAATATCTGA